AcccttcatcatcatcagccaCCTCTCCCAGCTCTTCCTGTGCCTGGTCAAACGGCCTGAGTCTAAGCAGGAACATCTTGGTATGAATGATCTAcaagtttgttttctgcttttatgACATTCCTTGTTGCTTACTGGCTAAATCAAAATCAATACTCGAAAACCCTGTTATCCTTAAacctccctttttcttttcatggaAACTCTGTTAGTTTGATGGAGTCTTGCTCTGCCTCCTTGCGTGCCTGcatgtatgttttgtttttgtgggcAGAGAGGGAGCTGCCAGCAGGATTAGACCAGAGGCTGATAACATGGGAAACGGTGCAGAAAGAAAACTACCTGGCAAAACTGGAGCGGCAGCACTGGGAGAGCAGTGAGGAGAGACTCAAGAGTACCTCCTCAAAGTAATTATTGTACAGTTTTACAGTGTCATCAGCTATTTGTCAGACTGTTATTACATTTTCGCTTTTAATCAGTAATCTTTTTGCCTTTGTAGCATACTGTACATTACATGCTTTAACCCCAGCCTGTAGCTTATTTTAAAGCTCACACCATTTATTAGAAAACAAAGATTATTTCAGAATTGGACACTGTTTAAACCGACTGATCATTATCAAGGGTTCAGAACTTGCTGAAGATTGTTGGCGGATTTAAGGACCAAGAGAAACGAATAGCATCCACGGAGGCTCAGGTAGGCCCCAGAGAAAGGAAATCTGGCAGATTTTATGTGTTGCACATACTCTGACAGACTGCATGAGCCTCcgtcatgtcttttttttgtatctaGGTCAGATATTGTGGAGAGGTGTTGTCCTGGATGGCGGAGTGTTTTGCTCAGAGTACCCTCAAATGCGGTAAAGAACCTCCAAGAGCTCCAAGTAAGTCTAAAGTCAGAAACAGGAGTCTGACTTATAAAAggtgacaaaaaataaagaaataaaaacattgaagaCAGTATAAAACCTTGAACATACACTTCTACTGCTGCATGGGGGTTAGGGTTTCCCATTTTATATTAATGCTGCATGAAATGTCAGTGTCTCTAACAGGCGGCAAGGCAGACAGCACTGTGGATGCACCCCAAAGTCATCCAGAGAAAGAAACCAAACAAGAAGCAGCAGAAGCCAAACCAGGTCACCCAGGATATGGAGCCAACAAGAAATTTCCTTACATTGATGAATAAAAGTCAGAATGGCAACATGAAGCACATGGAGAGTCAATGGTGATGCTATCGCCCCATCCAAATTCCTCCATCCGGTCCTACCGCTCCATTTCTCATCCTGGCATGTCGGGTGTACATTTTCTTTAAGGGGTTGAGACATAGTGGTCACCTGGGCATACATCCCTACTCACCACAATGCAAAAGAGGGGGAGTGAGCCAAGGGGGTAAATGGGATTCAGTTTATAgagaagttgttgtttttttaaagaatttttcaaaaacaaaatgatgGATTTAGCTTGGACTCAAATTTAGATTAACCAAAATAATATGATATCTATTTATTTCAGCAGGTTGCTTTGATGCAGCAAATGGTAGAAACTGTTCTAATAGCATAAAatgtgaattccttcagtactAGACATTAAACGTTCTACAACATTGGCACGATGCAAGAGGACATCAAGAACATTTCAATTTGTAATGAATCCCATGTTTAGGAATCAGACATCCAGATATAAGCATTAATACAATACACTTTGATTAGATAAATCAAATTACACTAAACAACATAATTCAATGTCACAGATGGAAAACATAACGGAGTAAAATACCCTTACATCACGTAGGCTTAACAAAGAAGCATCTTGTTTTAAAAGTGAGAACATTAAGCCAATGCAACTGTCTCTATGATTAGAATATTTGTCTCGATCACATTAACCAGGAACTTGTTTGAAACACATATGATGACATTTGCGAGATCACCTTTTTGTAAACAGAAGGAAAACAATATTGGTTTTGCTGTGAACAGCTGTGTTTACGATCATAATTTATACTGAGTTCAAAGCATGAAAAACAAGacttttgaatatcttaaacTCACTGCTCCCAGAAAAGGTCATCCTCTTCATCCGGCAGGTTACTCTCTGCTCAACAATGTCATCCCTAAAAGTCCAGTGTAATGCAGTGAAACTAATGATCATTTACTTTGATGGACATTGAaggcttgtttcttttttatttttattatttagacTGCTGCCTCATCTTCTCCAGTCTCTCACTGAGTCTTCTTCTCTACTCTAACATACCACCTTATTCTTTCCAGTGAATGTTGCTCATCTGTAAAAAAAGGTTTGGCACATCGAAGTGTTCAGGCTTAAATGTGTTCATGTCAATGcgcttttttcttcttattaaggtctcaaaaaatgttttgttacaCTTATTCATTGTTGTCCAAGTTTGACACGGAATGTAATTTTACCAAATGTGGGTACAATAAAACAGTTCTGACACAACCCAGCTCTGTTTATGGGGGGCTTGCCAGTTTACCCTTTATGACTTATTTGCACTTGTTAGGCATCCACACATTGATGTGGATCCCTGTATGTGGGatgaaaaaatacaaagaaaccTGCTTAATAAAACATTGCTCAATGGTTTCATTTGAGGTGGCACTTTGAATTCTCATCTTGTCTTCTACAACCACAAGGGAGCAAGAGGGAAATTCAGTCTTCAGGCTGACAATATTCAGCCTATCCAGCACAGGACTTTTAAACTAGTTGAACATACTAGATTGAATTGAGCAAGTAAATGTTGATTTAAAATTAACTGAAAGCATTGTATAATATGTAGTAGGAGTGTGAAGACTAACAAATAGCAATCAGAACatgattttaacatttaaaaaggtgTCACTACATTTGTATGAGGACTCCTGGATCAAAGTAAATGTACCATAAATCAATGAATGGCATAACCCCACCGTTAAAAGTTGGTTGATTGTAGATCTTGCACGAGGCGAGTCGAGGCGAGATTTTCACATCAAAGCACAACTAAAATGATCGAGTGTGTCCCCCATAATTAGAGTGGGACACACTGGTGGTGGTGCGACATTGTTTAAATAGTGGCCCACACGCTGGATGTCCTGCTCAGATCTAGCAGCAAAAGCAGAGAAACCTTTGGTTGTTGCGAGGTACAAATCATTTGAATTTTATAATGAGTAATATTGGACAAAAGTCTGTAGAGCATCAGTTAAGTACAGCTGTAGCACGGCAAATCTGAACTCACTTGGTGAGATGTCAATCCTAGGATGCTAATGCAGGAGCACAAGCAAGAATACCAACAAGGTAAAGACACCGACGTTGAAGACTTTTTCCACCACAATCTAGCCACAACTCTGCAAGCTCGAGGGCAATTACAGCACCTGTAGCCTGATTTAATGCTAAAGATTCATTATTTAACAGCCTGGTTGAAAGATGGATTTTAAGACAAAATACATAGATTAGTGCCGAGGTACAGGATACAAACTAGACAGCCTTTCATAAATATGTGTCAAACTTGAAGAACAAAGTTAAGACCAACATCAGACTGCATCTAAGTGCACCAAAGAAAATCTGTATAAAAAATCTTGTCACTGAATCCCACCGTATGCACCTATTTAAGCGTGTGGTTACACCTCACGAGGGGAGAGATGTACAACCTAGAatagaactattaaaaaaaaaaaaaaaaagagaaaacaaaactaaaccCGGACCTTTACTTTGGAAAACCAAATAAATACTTACTCTGCAGTTTTTTGTAAAACTTTCCTCCTCCTAACATCAGTGTCTAATCAGTGGAAATGAACTGAGCAATACTGAAACACGGGAAGCTGCGCTGTACACAGCAGCACAAAGACAATCCCACAGAAATTAGTTTGACATTAGTCCCTTGAAATCGTTGCTTCGGGTCCTCTGGGTTGTACCGCGGGTCCCTCCCGGCCGAGCATACTGTCAAAACGTGGTGTCACCTCACAGCGGATAAGAAGAGTGTCATCTTTAACAAAAGCTCTCTGACTCAGCTGAGACAAGTGCATAAAGGTGACATAACCAAATCCTTTGGGGTTGCGCTGAATAACAGGCTTCTGGAAGGCTTGCAGGTCTGGCTTGGTCTCCATGACCTCAACGTGATGCTGACTCTCAGGTCCTTGGTCTAGTATGGCAAGCCGGATGCTCCCTTGAAATGGCCAGGTCAGCTGCCCGTCATAGGCTCCTTGCATGGTGTGAACAAAAAGGGAGATGTAGTTGGAGCAGCGTGGGGCGTTCGGGGTCTGCAGGTGTAAACGCAGACACAGCTTGTAGCCTGGGCGGCCCGTGTAGAAGCCGGGGCTGTGCTCAACCACCGGCATCCCTGCTTCTTGGTTCCGCAAGTGGGCAGAGAAACCTCTGAGGCGCCAGATGAAGATGCCTTGGCACTGTTGGGCCTCTAGCTCCTTCACCGTCTCCTCCAGCATGGACACCCTACGCCTGAGCTCTGCAAGTTGGCCTGCCTGTGAAAGAAATAGCACAACAGTTTCAAAAGACAAGAATTGGCTGCTCTGAACGCAATGTTGCGTTTGGACACAGAGCTCTGAGATTTACATGTTCTCAACTGATCTCCTTAACTTTAGATAAACCCCTCTATCCATCAGAATAAACCTGCTGAAAACAACATCCAATATTCGTTTGTTTGCAGCAGACACCGACTGACACAATTCAGGCTTTGTTTGCttttggtgtttaaaagcaaacCGTAGCTCTTTCTAATCACCGACCGATCTGCTCGGAAATTCTAATGCAGCCTGCACATTATGTATTCGATGCTGtcgtttagaaaaaaaaaaaaagaagacataacGACCCTCAAGACAGTGTTAAAGGCACAATTTATGTTTCTGCTTGGTGGTGAGGCCTGATGTAAATTTCGTCATTCTCACTCGTCTGTGAGGGTCCACCTGGAGTCCAAATAATTGTGACTATTTCGACTACGCATCTGCATGTTTATGTCTAAGTCTATGTAGGAAAGCTCTGGCACAGGTGGCCAAAAAGGTAGTATGTATAGGACCACGTGGGCGTCTGCCGAGTCCCAATCAACTTACGCAAACACAGAAATCTTGTACTCAGCCTTAGAGACAACACTTCACTTTGGAGACACTGTGGATAAAGTCCATAACTACGTAGTAAATGaacccacttttctgttttcaaACGTCATCGCACAGTAAATCATGTGAAAACATCAGGAGGTAGCGAAAGGAGAACTAATTCAAGGCTCTAATCATCGTGACAAAGGAGGGTGAGCTTAACTCTGCGTGGACTGTGGAGTACCGGTGTGCAGTCAGTACCCAACTCTGCACGATCCGCTTATTTTCCAAAATGAAATATTATTCAGAGCCTCCAGGCCACTACAGTCACACACGTTTGAAAAGAACAGAAATGAGTAAGCAGCAGGTGATCTTGTGTAAACAAAGACAAACGATTGTATTTCTGACAGGAATGACTCACTAACTTGAGAtagaagagagaagaaaaatgtcCTGCATGTATCTCTCTTGGAGGGGCCCAATGTTTGAGGGGGAAATTCAAGTGAAGCGGATTTACAGCGACAGATGCACTGATGCAAATTAAGGGCATCTGCCTCTATCATTGCACAGGACAGGGTCTACTAATTGGCCTGCAGAAGAGCCTGAAATGACACTTAAATGAACTACAGTGCATTACAATGCAAATGGACACCATTTATGAAATTCAGGTGCACACTaaattgttgaaaaaaaaaaaaaaaagacttagaGAAATGACACagcttggctgcagttcagtggTGGTGCGCTGATATGTTAATCTGTTAACTTGTGTCAACATAAAAAGCAATAAACTCACATTTCATCCATCCTAAATGTATCAATGATAAATGTTTTGATAGTAAGTCGACAATTTACAGAAATAACAAACTGATTTTTAACTGAATGGAATACTATTGATACACTCGGGTGCCCCCTACTTGTGTCTCTTTTAAGATGATGAGCTCACGCAGCTGGTGATCCTGTTTCACCAATCGTCCATCCATCTCTCTGAGCCTCTGCATCTCCTCACTCGGCGGACTTGAAGCGGTGCCGCTGCAGCTGTTCACTGCTCCTCTGGGCCCACTACAGGCTGGCAAAGATGCTGCAGCTCCTTGATCATCAGAGGAAACGGAGGGTCCTAGCGTTCGCAGAAGTTTGGGTGTGGTACCGTTGAGGCTTAGGCCCCGCAAAAACTCGGCCATGTAGCGCATATGCATCTGTGTGAACTCCTGCATGTGTTGAGCCAGATTGTGGCGCTGCATCTGCAAAGCAGAAACAGTTTTGGAATGTGAGGTCTGGTCTGTGAGGCTGACAGCAACAATAGTTGTGGAACAAAGCAAATTCTTCaggaatgttctttttttttttgccctgttCAGAGCTGGTGCTAACATGTATCTTGGGGGGGATCTGATCATAAGTGGACACTGTGGACATTGTTAACCAGGGGTGGGAACATTCAAACCAGACTTAGGCTAAAAGAACACTTAAAATATTAAGTAAAGCCATTTCTGCAAGGAAAATATCAATATGTGGATTACCAAGAGGGCTTTGATGGAGAGTTGCTTGTAATTTCTGTTTTGATTGTTGTTAACAGGTTACCGTATCGTAGAATTCTTTGCATCGATCAAATTACAAGGGTCTTAGCTTTCCAATGGTATCTGCAACCACGTATATACATTATGCAGACACAACAAAGTTGTATAGAAAACAGCTGACAGTCCAAATTTAAGGAATAAAAAGCATCAATGTTTTTCTAAGCAGAGGTTCACAAATAATCAATTTCATGCTACCCCTCTCATCTTTTACATAAATAAGCTTTTTGAAAAGTGTGTAAATAATACACTAGAAATGGGAAAACTGATGATATAAAGCCCCTGACAAAAATGATGTAACCACAACTCTTAGAGGATGTTCATTCggttttttaaatctttttataaaaaagggaaaaaaactaaaagaacaaaacaaacaaacaaaagaaagacaaaaaaaaaacacagttatgATACAAAACTATTGCATATAATAGCTGGAAATTCTGGCTCTGTAAAACATTCCTAAAAATTAtaaattgtaatttttttgCAAACGTTTTCAGATGgtttaaggggaaaaaaatgatggaatcacctTGTAATTTTCATTTCTTAAATACGCAAATGGGTTAAAAGTGAGTGCTTGCAGAGCTAAAGGAACTGTTGCACCATGGGTGACTGACAGAAAACATGGCTCCAACACGAGAGGCATCAGCGGAAACAATAGCCTCTTTCACACATGGGTTGCAcctcacagaaagaaaaagatgtcTTTGTTTACCCGCCATTGTTCCTCGTCATAATTTGGACTTGCCAAACAGAGGGAGATCAGCCCCACATCGCTGTGTCCTTTCAAATATCAAGCTGGCGTCTTGGAATCAGTGACAACAACACCATCAGCTAAGAGTGACGAGTTCCATGATGCCAGCTTGAGGTGGGATCGTTTGGCCTCTGTTATTACCCACATTTAACACGTTACACAAAGCGTAATGAAGGCGCATCAGCTTGAAAAGGCATGAGCGAATTAGGCTTGTGCAAAGGATtgtaagagggtacagagttgAATTAAACTCCGAGTGTGGCAAAAGATGTTGGTTGTTCGACATCAGCTGTGTCGGAaaactcaaaacaatatgtttgAAAATAGGAAAGACACAAcagaatgaaaaacaaatggacAGATACAGGAGTCAGTGGTTGTGACCAAACTGTAAAACACCGGCTGAAGAGAGGAGTAAactgtagcccctttcacactgcgacccgctaccttagcgggtccaaattgcaccttcgacccgcgtcgagcaatgtgaacgcttggcgtgttaggtgacccgtgtcgcctgaagccgagctcagggggcgttgcctagtggcagagcgtcacacgaaacacataaaaagctgggcgtgtacaatgacgtaggcacaagccatgcgtcggaggtagggttaaatagaGTAGAGTGGAGTACTATTTATTAATCCCAAAGGAAATTAAGGTGTCAAGTAGCAAAGATATATcaatacaaaaaacacaaggCACTATACACAACATTGCACATATAACAGCCATATAGCTGTTCCATACAatcagcaaacaaaaaaaaaaatcaccttgaggactcgtttttgcaattgtatatgcagttcatggagatgttattttacggggtgtggatggttacaacgtgggatgccgccgaagaacatatgcggagaatacaagagcactatagtccccgaaatgtggcggtaaataacgtcctctgctcgggggcagaggagctcgcggacctccttgtctccccagttggccatcttcaaaaatgtctcaaacttgatgtaggctaaaacagagtaaaacttgtcctcacctgtcgctgttgttctgaatcagctgtccattctgtcttttaaactcctcaagtcacgcccacgtccgacccgcgtcaattgtgttcacaccaaactcggctcggcaaaaagactagggtccggcGCGGGTcaaaaggcgagtcgagttgacgcggcagcccgggtcggcagtgtgaacgcaacagcggacacgctaaattcgcggattaaacacGGGTTATTCCTcggtgtgaaaggggctaatgactAATCCCTAAACATTTCAACTTTACAGTGAACGAAAGAGATGCGGTCGTGGACTGTGGatagcgttcacattgctcgacgcgggtcgaaggtgcaatttggacccgctaaggtagcgggtctcagtgtgaaaggggctgatGATTGGATGAAAGTGATACTCAGTGATGAATCACCAGAACTTTTGTTTGGTGCAGGTCCACTGAAAAAGTCTGTGATTTGATGTCAGGTacaggaccaggggagatggcaatCATTACCTCTACAGTAAACACTCAGGTGGACATAGATTTTTTGTAAACTTTGCTCATTCTATCAATCAAAATGAGGTTTGGTGATGTGGAATTACCACAAAGAGAAGAGTGTTCAAACGTTTCTTGAGGAAGGACATATCAACTCAATGACATGGCCAACAAACAGTGTGAATCTCAATCTGACTCAAAGGTCGTGGTGtaaattagagaaaaaaaaaaaaaaggtccatgACAAGGCTTCATCCCACAAGTGCAGATCTGTCAACTTCTTTTGGTTGAGGGATCGTTGGATGTCCTGTTTATTCAGCGGACTGTGTGATGTGGGCGTCGTGTTTATTTGCATAAAGAGTGGGCAACTGAGATCTGACCACAAGTGATTGCTCGAGACGAGTGTTGGAATGCATTGCAACACTAGGTGTGAGCACACATACTTAAGAGTTGTCCAGTTATGAAAGGATCACCTAAAATGCATGCCGGCACCAAACTGCGAACAGGTataagaaatgtaagaaaagaaacTTTAAATGCGATCACCTACCATTTCCTTACATCCAAAGATGCTGAAGTTACAGGCAATGGGTGCTTTCGGACAATCTGTGTCACAATGAGATTccaactgggaaaaaaaaaaaaaaaagaacaaaccaAAACGCATTAACAACTTAGCTTCATTCATACTCATTTACTCAAACCAGGTTTTGAACAAAAGCATTTCAAAATATCAGTTATTACTTTATACtggtagaaaaaaaagtaaCGAGGGAACCTGTTTCAAATAGAAAACTATTAAAATACCAGTCAACCACAGTATGTGCTGTGACTGGGTGTGGAAAGCTTCCCctttgtttcaacaaaagagaAGTTGTTGTTGAGAAGTAAATAATTCCTAAACATGGTATAAATCAGAGGTCTTCATCATGGCAGACTCACCTGATCTCTGATGAGCTCCATCTCACAGTACTGGCACTTCACATTGGCAAAAAGGCACTGTTGCTCATGAAGCTAGAGGAGCGACAAAAACAAGATTACGACAAAGCTAATCCTCACTTATACACAATTCAGTTACATATCAGTAAGACAGCAGTACCTCTCTCTCCTCATAAGCAAAACAAGTGACACAGTCAGGACATGACATCAGTCTTCTCGGGCATTCGAGAGTTATGTGCTCCTCGAGGCAGCTCTTTCTCACGGCCTGCTGGCACTGTGTGCAAGGCACAGTAGCAAACTGACACTGTGCCAGATGATTCTGGAAGGGAAACAATATATTGATGGAAGGAAGTTAATCACATGCCTGTGAAGGAAAGCAGTAGTTGAGATAACCCACATCTATTTCCCAAACTGGCGAAAGATACTGTTCTTGATACCTATAGCTATAAAAGTCATTCTTCATTACTGCCTTTAAAGAACTTAATTTTTGAGATGCTACAAAAAATGCTGACCAGCAATGTC
This Odontesthes bonariensis isolate fOdoBon6 chromosome 1, fOdoBon6.hap1, whole genome shotgun sequence DNA region includes the following protein-coding sequences:
- the traf6 gene encoding TNF receptor-associated factor 6, which produces MASFESNKGSLEEDSYEGAVGGEPSGCALMMMEIERESLLSPSDGPGPFNSNSSSSLQAAAPLQGYDVEFDPPLESKYECPICLMALRNAVQTRCGHRFCKSCIEKSIRDTGQRCPVDNEMLSEDQLFPDNFAKREILSLTVRCPNSGCAEKMELRRLENHLAQCQFATVPCTQCQQAVRKSCLEEHITLECPRRLMSCPDCVTCFAYEERELHEQQCLFANVKCQYCEMELIRDQLESHCDTDCPKAPIACNFSIFGCKEMMQRHNLAQHMQEFTQMHMRYMAEFLRGLSLNGTTPKLLRTLGPSVSSDDQGAAASLPACSGPRGAVNSCSGTASSPPSEEMQRLREMDGRLVKQDHQLRELIILKETQAGQLAELRRRVSMLEETVKELEAQQCQGIFIWRLRGFSAHLRNQEAGMPVVEHSPGFYTGRPGYKLCLRLHLQTPNAPRCSNYISLFVHTMQGAYDGQLTWPFQGSIRLAILDQGPESQHHVEVMETKPDLQAFQKPVIQRNPKGFGYVTFMHLSQLSQRAFVKDDTLLIRCEVTPRFDSMLGREGPAVQPRGPEATISRD